The window TCACTCAGGTTTACCGAGTTCCAGGTTCCACGGTTGCATTTCAGATGCGCTCAGACATCACAGAGCCACATGACATAAGACCTCAACGAACTCAAGCGGCCCCGAGGGTGGACACAAGTTTCAACATATTATCAACAAtaacacatgaatgtataaattAATACTAGATCCCTGTACCTCATGTCATAGGCAAGGAAGTCCTTCACAGAAACACCATCATGCTGTAGAGCGGAAAAATGGCACATCTTCTTGACGGCTTTGTATGGATATTCCGACTGCTGCACCAACTTAACTTTCGTCTTCAGGAAGATGATAAGAGAgaaataacatatatacatacacacacatacattataaCTTACTCAGAAACTCAGACAGGGCATATAAGACAAAAGTTGACTTGTCAATTATTCACATATTTTTAGCGTAACATTTTATCAAACTGCTACTATACAGAATCCTGCTAAATTGACAGTATTGTAATGTTATTATTACAGAAATCTATTGTATTGTGGGATCACGTATTTCCTGAAGAAAATGCCTTGCCTGGTTTAACCAGTCCAGGGCCATGACGATGGAGCCACCATTACAGCCGCCGTTGACGTAGCAGCAGTCGATGACCTGCTGAACGCTCAGCTCAACCAGTGGATGGCCCTGCATGGCGTTAACGGTCTCCATCGCTGCAACAACGCTGAAGGCCCAGCACCCTCCGCACTGTAGAAAACGCCGGAAATACAGGATGTTTGCTCTCAAAACGTGAGGAATCGATCACCAATTAATGCCTTAGagatggaggtggtgttgagagGGCGTTTTTGGTTTTTATGCTGCTCATTGGCCACGTACTGAACCTTGGTCCTGCACTGGGTTAACTTTGCCCTGGTCCCTCCAGTCAAACCTAGCAGGCAGCTCCTTTCCCGTGAGGCCGAGGTGCTTGTCTGCAGGGTACCGAGGCACGGCCTCAGCCCTGGCCGTGAGATAGCGTTCTGTATAAAGAGAACGGTgctcccataaaaaaaaaaaaaaatcatcctccattttatttcatattcatctGGCTTCATGGTGGGTTATACTTACGTGACCTTTCACTCATAACATTCTCAAACAAAAGCAGCACAATAAGCatgaattaacataaaaaaataagttaaagCAAATAAGTCAAAAGCAAATAAGTTAAAGAAAATAGGGGTAGAagtagtggataacacactcgcctatgaaccagaagacccaggttcaaatcccacttaccaccattgtgtccctgagcaagacacttaaccctgagtgtctccagggggactgtccctgtaactactgattgtaagtcactctggataagggcgtctgataaatgccgtaaatgttaatgtaagtccatttaaacatttaatgagTTTTGAGCCGTGACTTAAATAAAGGAAGAGAATCTAAATTCCTTATGTCAGGATGACGTGAGTTCCAAAGTCAAGGAGCAGAGCGACTACAAACTCTGTTCTCCATGGCGATACGAGACGAAGGAACAATTGGAAGATTACCGTAGAGAGCCAGGAAAGAGTGGCAAAGATAAGGACAAGCAAGGTTATGGATGCACTTAAAGGTGAGGATTAAAGCTGTTGGGAGCTGAACTCGCCCAGGCAACCAAAAAGGCTGGGCACGGCCCTTTCTGAGATGTCACTGTCACCCAAAAATGGGTTCAAATGAATGCAACTGGACTACTTCTTTAGATCGTTGAAGACCTTACACTTCTCATCCAAGGAGCTTTGTCAACTCTAACTGGAATATGGGAAAGTCAAGCTTATAGCTGTTTGTTGTTtcttaatggggcagtggtggcctagcggttaaggaagtggcccagtaatcaggttgccggttcaaatcccaaaccgccatggtgccactgaggtgccactgagcaaagcaccgtccccacacaatgctccccgggcgcctgtcatggctgctcactgctcaccaagggtgatggtcgaatttcgtttttttttttttttcaattttgttgcatcactgtgtgctgggctgcactttcactttcctccCGTCAATGCTGGAGCCCGTgtgttggtggtatagtggtgagcatagctgccttccaagcagtagacccgggttcgatccccggccaacgcagtcctcAGTCACCTGGCTCGTTGGTcaaggggtatgattctcgctttgggtgcgagaggtcccgggttcccAGACGAGAATCCCAGACGAGCCCATTAAGAAGtttttaatggggcagtggtggcctagcggttaagaaggttgtgggttcgaatccaaatccgccaaggtgccattgaggacagcaccatccccacacactaactaagggtgatgggtaaatgcagaggatacattttgttgtgtcaccgtgtgctgtgctacagtgtttcacaatgacaatcacttcacttgtgagTGGCTTTGATGCTGAAAGGGGTATATTAAGAATTTAGAGCTGCATTGTAAGTGCTGAAGCTGAAACCTGTTTAATGTAGGGGGCATTAAAAGCCTGACTTGCATATTCCAGATAGAATTGACAAAGCTCCTCGGATGAGAAGTGAAACATCTTCAAGCAACTAAAGAAATTTGAACCATTTTTTTGGATTACCAAAACCTGGaggactgagaaccttcaccaCCATATTGTCACCAAGTCACATCGATGCGTGAGGAGCAGCATTTCTACAGacgttctacatttacattttttacatttacggcatttatcagacgcccttatccagagaaacttacaatcagtagttacagggacagtccccctggagcaacttagggttaagtgtcttgctcagggacacaatggtagtaagtgggatttgaacctgggtcttctggttcataggtgagtgtcttacccactaggctactaccaccaccgtTCTGCCGTTCTGACAGATCAGCATACTTTGTCAGAATAGCATACTGGTAGCGCTAACCCCGACCCCACACGTATAATTTCTTACCTTTATTCTGTGGGTTAATaccattatggacacataatctagaccatgacactgactacatcctggactcctccaaccctacaactgtaggacttattattatatcatttacatttacggcatttggcagacgcccttatccagagcgacttacaacgtgctttcaagttaccatcgatgaagagatcaattccagttcactaggaccccaactatgaatacatctattttattcactcaatAAGCAgacatccccaaccctgcactgacaccatttgcaggctcactctaccctggaagggggtccctctctgtatcactccttcccaaggtttcttcctttctttttttctctctcctagagttttttttgtgtggagtttttccttgtgtgcagaagggtcaagtgtggggagtgtcaactgtagggcctgtcaaagcccattgagacatactgtatgtgattttgggctatctaagaaataaatgttgtaaatgttgttaATAGAACGATTGACACCACGCATGCGCAATGGCCGCGCCATTCTGATAAGGTGAGCTGATCTGTCAAAACACACGACGACCTtgcacagaaaacacaaaggCCAAAATATCGACATCTACCGTCGTGCAGGCGTCGATCCGCACACCCGTACCTCGGAACTCCTGCGGTGATAAATCCGAGAACTGGTTCGCGCCATATTGGGCGGAGTCCTCGCTGGTTTCCCGCGGGCGCGAGTTGAAGAAAACGTGCCTCGTCGTGGCATTCTGGAAGAGGAAGAGGCCaattcctacatttacatttacggcattttgcACCGAGGAAGCTGCTTTTATTCAGACTGCCCAACCTTAACATTCCCACAGTTCTTGAAATTTAATTCTGGTCAAGTTCAAgaagaaaaactttttaatttttaacttttatttgACACATTTAGACAGACATGTCCTCGTTTTAATACCAGAGGACTTAACGTACTTCGAAATCGCCTTTTCGCTGCGACAACTTCTCGAGCTGAGGGGAAAAGTCGGAGACGTCGTACTTCGCTACCGCAGCGCAGCGAGTCGCGCAAAGCAGCAGCGCCCAGGCCGGGGCGAGGAGAGCGGGGGCCCccatttacaataaaaaggaACGAAGACAAGGAACGTCGGACATTCCGTCCGTCCTGCTCCGCAAGCCGCGTCTTTTATTTCCCCCCTCGCGTTTCTTCCGCCCTGCGCCGAGTTAAAACACGGCGGCGTGCCTACCGCCCCCTGGCGTTCGGGGGGCAGGATGTCAGCTCGTCACAATTAACTGcagtttgtaaaataaataagtgataaTAACTGGCTGGATATGCTGTTGGTTGatcagaaaataaaagtaatcCAATTACTGTTCGTTTACATGCGTGTGGCATAGTATCGTTTAAAAAATACTTAAAGATCTGGAAATTAACAGAGCATTTCTGTaatatgatttcattttctaCCAGTAATAATGACTTTTAATCAAAATTGATAATTTACATGTGTGATTTATTGAAGaacattatttatataaaattgttTTGTACTCAGACACCATGTATTGAAGAACTGAGAGAGTTTCTGTGGGTGCTagtaatatgtatatttaattacatttacaatacagcaatatataaaaagaataatCTAAAGCTGATTCACAACTAGCATCGAGCATCCTCTTTTGAGAGATGAAATGTGCTTGTCCACTGGATGGCACTGATGCTCTTCTCCATGCACTGGGATGGACTTCATGCATATTGTGAAATGAACCTTCTTTTGTCAGACGGTCTGAATTCTGTatttgtagtaaaaaaaaaaaagcaatgaataaaACAGTACAGAATTGCCTGTAATCGTCACCTCCTACGTGACCACTAGTGATGATTAATATGTTCATATCGCAAAGCCTTTCTCGCTTTGCACTGTAAGTCATGGCAGTTGCAGGGCAGTTCTgttcatgaataaaacatttctcaGTCCTCTCAGAACACACCCCGGGCCAACTGTTCATTAAAGGGTCTTTCTGTTATGATCATGCAGGGAAGGTGCCGCATGT of the Denticeps clupeoides chromosome 18, fDenClu1.1, whole genome shotgun sequence genome contains:
- the ctso gene encoding cathepsin O, with translation MGAPALLAPAWALLLCATRCAAVAKYDVSDFSPQLEKLSQRKGDFENATTRHVFFNSRPRETSEDSAQYGANQFSDLSPQEFRERYLTARAEAVPRYPADKHLGLTGKELPARFDWRDQGKVNPVQDQGSCGGCWAFSVVAAMETVNAMQGHPLVELSVQQVIDCCYVNGGCNGGSIVMALDWLNQTKVKLVQQSEYPYKAVKKMCHFSALQHDGVSVKDFLAYDMSGQEDLMKQLLVERGPLVVIVDALSWKDYLGGIIQHHCSSQKANHAVTISGYDSTGDIPYWIVRNSWGTSFGNEGYVYIKIGSNVCGIADSVAAVFL